The genomic window CTGATAGAAATTGTGGATTTTCTAATATTTCTACTTCTTGATCAGGACGATAAATTTCTACTTGTTGTTGTCGTCGATTAATTAACCATCCGAGTCTTGCACCATTCTCCCGATATTCTTGCATTTTAAGCCGTGTTTTCTCCAGAGAATCACTAGGAGACATTAATTCAACCACAAAATCAGGACACAAAGGGGCAAATTTCTCTTTTTCAGCAGCCGTTAAACCATTCCACCGATCTTTATGTATCCAAGACGCATCCGGCGATCGCTCTGCACCATTGGGAAGTTTAAACCCTCCCGAAGAATCAAAGGATTTTCCTAACTGACTTTGACGACTCCAAGCTCTTAATTGATAGGTTAACTCAGCATTGCGATCGCTGGTTTCACTTCCTGTGGGTGGCATTATGATTAATTGTCCGGTTGCGGTGCGCTCAAATCTCAAATCACGGTTATTTTGACAAAGCTGAAAAAACTGCTCGTCAGTTAAATCAATATCTAAATTGAGAGGTGCAGATAAACTGACGGTATTACTGTTCATATTATCTTTTTTATACCACTATGATTATTTAGATAGCTAATATAATTATAACGGAGTTAAACGAAGTGTAGGCTAACTCCTCATTAACTATTAACCTAAATAACCCATCATAAGACAATAAAAAGTGGATAATTAACACTGTATCTTAATCAAGCTTGTAGGGGCTTAATAATATTAAGGCCCTCAACAAAGACGATTAATTTCTGTTTCATCTTCCTTATTATCACAACTAAATTTTTAATCTCTGATTATTTCAAAAGCATCAGAACAAGGTTTTAAAACCTCATTAAAAAATAATCATAATTATTATCATCTACATTCTGACACTTACCTGTA from Crocosphaera subtropica ATCC 51142 includes these protein-coding regions:
- a CDS encoding Uma2 family endonuclease, coding for MNSNTVSLSAPLNLDIDLTDEQFFQLCQNNRDLRFERTATGQLIIMPPTGSETSDRNAELTYQLRAWSRQSQLGKSFDSSGGFKLPNGAERSPDASWIHKDRWNGLTAAEKEKFAPLCPDFVVELMSPSDSLEKTRLKMQEYRENGARLGWLINRRQQQVEIYRPDQEVEILENPQFLSGEGVLPDFTLDLTDIW